The genomic stretch TAATTCATCTAGAGAGTTAAGTTCTTTAGTTAATTCTTCTATCTTAACATCTTTAGAATTTTTTCTCACTGGTGGTACAAAATCATCAGTTTCAGGGAAGTATGTAGTTTGGTCTTCTAAAACTTTAAAATCAATATCTGGTGTTAAAGTTGCTAAATGATTTTCAACTTCAAAGAAGTTAATTGTATTTGACTTAGTTAAATGAATTTCTTTAGCAATATCATCATAAGCTAATTTACCATCGTATTTTTCAACTTCAAGCTCATATTCTAATACTTGGTCTTTATTGAAAACTCCATAAACATGTCCTCCCCAAATTTTTTTAGGTGTATGGAATTGTGCTCATGATTCATATCTTAAAGATAAGAATCAATTTAAAGCATCTTTACGAGTTTTAAAAATAGCAAGTGCATTTTTAAGCTTTGGATGTCTTAATACTCATGGAAATTGCTTGTTTAAGTTTGGTTTATACTCACATAGTATACGTTTCATATATTTACTACTCCTTGTATTTTAAGTAAAATAAATTATAAATAAGATTAATTTTAATCAAAAATATTATAAACATTTTTAGATTATTTTAAAACATTTTTTCTATTTAATATAATAATATTTGTTTGAAAATAATCTAAATAAGTTTTATGTATTTAATCCTAAAGTATTTATTTTTATTTCCAAAAATATTTTAAAAAATATAGTAAAATTATTTATAACTTATGAAAATAATCACAACTAATAAAAATTCATATCGAGATTATGAAATCTTAGAGAAATTTGAAGCAGGCTTAGCACTTGAGGGTTGAGAAGTTAAAAGTGCTAGGGCTGCAGAAGTTTCTTTAACTAATTCATTTTGTTCAATTTATAAAAATGAATTATGATTAAAAGATGCTTTTTTTAAACAATATATGCAAGTAAAATGTAACGAAACAAAGGATCGTAAATTATTAATGCATAAACATGAAATTCGTAAGCTTAAATTTAAGTTAGAATCTCAACCTCTAACTTTAATTCCTTTAAAACTCTATTTTAATAAAGAATCTACTATTAAAATAGAACTAGCCTTAGTTAGAGGCTTAAAAAAATATGACAAGCGAGCGAAACTTGCTAAAGAAGAAGCTGATAAAAGAATTTTAAAAACCCTTAAAAACTATTAAATATGGGGATATAATGGTTTCGACATGTGTGGGTTCTTAGTTATGGCAGTAGTGCGGGAGACTATAATTCCTACTAGGCTTTCTTAAACGGAAAATCTGAAGAAAAAGTTGCTACATTAAGTATGTACCAACAACAAGCAAACCTTGCTTTTGCGTAATTATTAGCTAGCAAGTTGTTTAATTAATGCTCCTTACGTTAATTAAACAGGTCTAATAAGGATAGTTATTAAGTTTGCGCCTTAATAATGAAAGTAGCAAAATAATATAAGTTGTTTTGGTTATTTTTTGCTTGTATTATTATTAAAATAACCTAAACTGTAGAAGTAGCTAAGCATTTACATGTGGACACGGGTTCGACTCCCGTTATCTCCACCAAATTAAACTTAATTCAAGCAAAGAAAAATCTTCTTTATTTCTTCGTTTTAAACTAATATTTTATAGAAAGGAGGTATTATGACAATAAATCATGAATCTGCAATAAAGTTTTGAATTGAAACATATGGCAAAAAACAAGAAGCTTGAGATTTTACAGGCTGTAAAATCGTAAAAGCAGCTTACAATGACCGTAATTCAAATTATGGTTGAAATATTGACCATATTTATCCAAAAAGTCTTGGCGGAACTGATAATTGAGACAATCTTTGTATCTGTCATATTTTAACAAATGACGAAAAGTCTAATAAATTCCCTGTTTTTAATTCAAACAATAAAACCTATCAAATTAAAACAATAACGGAAGATGACAATTTAGAAAACTAAATTAAAAAATAACACTTAATTCCCAAACATTATATATATATATATATATAAGTGCTTAATGTACTGTATGTCTATATATATGTGTAATCACTTATTTTGTAAATAAAACTATCAAATTACCTTTTGTTTACAGAAAAATTCAGCTAGCCATTAAAAATTAAATTATTAATCTTAAAATGACAAAAAAATCTGTAAGAATAATTCATTCTAACAGAACAAAATATATAACCCTATCTTTTCAAAAGATGGGGTTTTCATTTATTTTTTAATAAATAACTTCTTAATATATATATGTTATAATAATATAAGTTATATTAAAAATATAGTAAGCAATTTTACAAGAATTTAATATCTTTTTAAATAAAAGCATAATAAAAGAAATAAACCTATGAATTTTTTGATAATAATAAAAAAGAAAGGAATTAAACAATGCCTAAAAATAATATTGTTATAGAAACAAATGATTGAACATTAGTTACTGAATACAAACGAGATGATATCAAAAAAGTTAAACAATTGTCAAACAATGAATTAATCCAAGAATTTATTAACTTACTTCAACAACAAGCCTACCAATATCTAGAAATCAAAGATAATAATACTTTAGTAAATAATTTAAGAAATAAAATTGAACAACTAAATAACTATAAATTCAGTGATTTTGATTGAGATAAATTTTATAAGCAACAAATCTTAATGAAAGATAATATTAATATTATTAATGAAACTAGAACTATTCAAGAAGACTATATTAAAAACTTTCAAGAACAAGAAACAAAGAAAGATATTAATATTAAATTAATTGATAAAAAAGATATTTATAATAATAAATTACAAATAATAAACCAATATGGAGACCAAGAAGTTTCTAAAGACAAATATTGTCATAATGTAACTATTTTAGTTAATGGTTTGCCACTTGTACACATTGAACTTAAAAAAAGAGGTATTCCTCTTCAAAAATCTTTTAATGAAATTAAAAATTATCATAATGTTCGTTTTTGGGAAGACAAAGATACTTTATTTAGATATATTCAAATTTTTGTTATTTCTAATGGTGAGGATACAAAATATTATTCAAATACTATTAGATATCAAAAACTTGAAAATGAGAAAAATCACGGAAGTAAAGGAAGTAAGTATGGATCTTTTCAATTTACTTCATATTGATCAGATTTAAAAAATAATAAAATCGCAGACTTAATAGGCTTTGCAAGAACATTCTTTGCCAAGCATACTATTTTAAATATACTAACTAAATATTGTGTTTTTAACGTTGAAAATGATTTATTAGTTATGCGCCCATACCAAATTGCAGCAACTGAGAAAATTATTAATAAAATTAAAATAAGTCAATTAAATAACTTAGAATCTTCTAAATCTGGAGGTTTTGTTTGGCATACAACTGGTAGTGGTAAAACTCTAACTTCTTTTAAAACTGCAAAATTAGCTACAAAACTTGATAATATTGATCGAATTTTATTTGTAGTTGATCGTAAAGATTTAGATCATCAAACCGAAAAAGAATTTAATAATTTTCAAAAAGGTTCAGCTAATGCTACTAAGAGCACTAATGCTTTGAAACAAAATTTAGAAATAACTGATAAAGATAAACGCTTGACAATAACAACAATTCAAAAATTGTCAAATTTTATTGAAAGAGAATATAATCATCCTGTTTTTAAAGAAAATGTGGTATTTATCTTTGATGAATGCCACCGCTCTCAATTTGGTAAAATGCATAAAAATATTGTTAAACATTTTAAAAACTACTTTATGTTTGGACTTACTGGTACTCCTATTTTAGTTGAAAATGCTAAGTCTAAAGATGAAAAAACTTCATTTAAACAAACAACTGAAGAATTATTTGGCGAAAAATTACATACATATACTATTGTTGATGCTATCAATGATAAAAACGTTTTACCATTTAAAGTTGATTATTTTTCAACTATGAAAGCTAAAGATTTTATTGAAGATAAAGAAGTTGATAAAATTGACCATAAAGTATTATTAAATCCACAAAGAATTAGCAATATAGTAAAATATATTTTAGATAATTTTAATGTCAAAACTAAGAGAGATCAAAAGAGTTCTTCTAAAACTAAAACAAAAGGCTTTAACTCTATTTTTGCTGCTGAATCAATTGAAGCAGCCCAAAAATATTATTTAGAATTCAAAAAACAACAAGAAATATTGCCTAAAAATAATAGAATAAAAATTGGGATAATTTATTCATACAATGCTGGGTCTGAAAATGAAGAAAATAATGAAGATGCAAATAACTTAAATGATAATGATAAAGAATTTTTACAGTCAGCAATTCAAGATTACAATGAAATGTTTGGCTCTTCATATGATGTTTCTAACAATTTCTATGATTACTATAAAAATATTTCAAAAGTCACAAAAGATAACAAACTAGATATTTTAATTGTGGTTAATATGTTTTTAACTGGTTTTGATGCTAAAACTCTAAATACTTTATGATTAGATAAAAATTTAAAAATGCATGGTTTAATCCAAGCATTTTCACGTACCAACAGAATCTACAACAGTGTAAAACAATTTGGACATATTGTAAGTTTTCGAGATTTATCTAAAGAAGTTGAAGAAGCTGTATCTTTATTTTCTAATAAAGATGCTCAAGGTATTATTTTATTAAGGCCAATAAGTGATTATTGATTTGGTTATAACGATGAAAATGGTAATTATAATATAGGATTTAGTGAAATATGTGCTAAATTAAATAAAAGATACCCTTTAAATGATGGGATTCTCAATATTCCTAATGAACTAAAAAGAGACTTTATTAACGATTATAATATTTACTTACGTTTACTTAACATTGTTTCTACATTTGAACATTATAAAATAATTGTTGATCCTACTTCCTCTGAACAACAAATCTCAAATTCTTATAAAATAACTTTAAATCCTGAGAGTCAAAATAACGAAATCAGCCAAAATAATAATTTAAACATAGAGCAAGATGAAGAAAGTATAACCACTGTTGATCCAAACTATATAAGATTTGAACCTGATAAAGATAGAGAAAATATCTTAAACCTTCATACTAATGATTATAAATATAAAGATCAATATTTAGAATATATTGAAGCAAGACAAAAACAAAGAAATGATAATGAAAATATTAATAAAATCATTGAAGAGATTGATGATGATATTATCTTTGAAATGGATTTAATCAGGCAGCAGGATGTTAATATTGATTATATTCTTTCATTATTAGCACAAAAAACGGATCAAAGCAATTTAACAAAAGAAGAAGTAATCAACATTATTGACATTGTTAAAGGTTCAGAATCACTTAGAAGTAAACGTGAATTAATTTATAAATTCCTAGAAAGTATTAACGGAACAAAAGATATTTCTACACAATGGAACCAATTTTCTGAAGTTGAAAAAAAAGAAAAATTAGATCTACTTGTGTATGAAGAAAAATTAGATATTGATAAAGTTAGAATTGTTATTGAGGATGCTATAAGAGAAGGAAAATTATCAATGGAAGGTGATAACTTCGATAAAATGTTTAAAGAAAAAGGCTCACTATTTATTAGTAGTTCAGTAAAAAATCTTAATGAAAGAAAGTATAGAGTTTACGAAAAAATTGAAAAATATATGGATGATTTTTACAAATGGTAAAAAATATTTGGATTTTTAGTCCAAATATTTTTTTATAAATATAAATCTTAATACTACAAGTTTCTATTAATTAGAAATGTCACATGCAAGTTTTTTGCATGTGACATTGTTTTTGTCTGCCTTGTAATAAAATAGTTGTATTAATAAATTTTAAAAAATGAAAGGAAACTTTAAAATTATATGAAAAATTTAGAAAAATATATTTGTGTTTTTGACAAATATCGAAAAGAAAATGAATATCAACATTTTAAAATTGAAGAGAATCACAACACTATTTTGAAAATGCAAGGAGCACTTGAGACGCAACGAAAATTACGAATAAGCCAAATCGATCTAGAACAACTTTATAATATTTTACAAGAACCTTCTGAAGGCTTCTCAATCCAAGAAGTAGCTAAGATTTTTGATAGAGACATTCGAAGCATAAAAAGTAAAATCGAAATTATTACAAATTGCAGACCATTGAGTTTAGATAAACACAATCGCTATGTTTGTCCTAAGTGCTTAAAAAGAGTAATGAGCGTTAAAACTCTTAATTTTGCGAAGCTATACGAACATTTATTAGGCTATTCATTTTCGCGACTCTTTTTTGTAAGTGATGCAATTAAAGAGAAATGAAAGGCCTACAGAAAGTATTGGTATAGTGAACTTAATACATACAATAAAAATAGAAATAAAAAGAATTTAGTTCAAAAAGAAGTTAAGAAATCAGTTACATACCTTGTCAATTCTTTTAAAAAAATATCACCTGATGAATTTGCTCCCTCACCTAGTACAATTTATAAAATAATTAAAAAATACCCTTATTTCCTTGAATTTGACCACATTGTCAAAAAATCTGAAAGAAAATATGGAACACGGAAGCAAAAACAAACCAAACCTAAAACATTAAAATATGCAACAGAAATTTCAAAACGTCCAGATTATATTAATGATGGCTTAGAACATGGTCATTTTGAATTAGACACCGTTATTGGAAAAATCAATGATACATATTGTATTGTAACCATAATTGAACGGCAAACCAGAATGTCTTATGCTATGCTCTCAAAACGTAACTCCAAAGCTATAAAACAAACTCTTCTCAAACTAATCAGGAAACATAGCTTAGACATTAAAACTTTAACAGTTGATAATGGTAGTGAAAATGTCTTATTACACCATGTCATTCCAACTGAAAGATTATTTAAATGCCAACCATATAGTTCATGACAAAAAGGTTCAATAGAAAATATGCACCGCTTAATTAGGTATTACATTCCCAAAGGAAAAAGCTTTGATAAATACTCTCAGCATGGAATTGATTATATGATGGATAAAATAAATAACTACCGACAAGTTGTACGGCAATATAAGATAACCTAAAAATTTTTTAAATCCCCCGCCCTTGATTGCAATCAAGGGGGCCTTACTTTTGAAAAAGTAAGCAAAACCGACGAGAAAACACTAGTGTGTTTTCTGTTTTAGCATACATTTTTTATGTAAAATTTATGTTAAAATTAGAAGGAAATTATTTTGTTAATATCTCGCATGTGACTTTTCCAAAAAACATACTACAAGTTTCATAACTTTTTACTTCCAATATATATATATATAATTAGTATGAAAACATAAATTTATTTATTTTAAATTTAATTACATAAATATATACAACAATTCATTATGGAGGTAAAAATAATGAAATTACGTAAATTTACACTTATAACAACAAATATTTTAACAATTACAACCTTAGGGGCTGTAAGTTGTACTTCACAGCAAAAACCAAAAGATCCTGAGCCTACGCCTCAACCTGATCCTAATGTTACAGCTGCAAATAGTTTTAAAACAACTCACTCCGAAGTTTTAAATAAAACTATAAGTAATATAACTTTACCTGATGAAGCTAAGGTTACAGCTGCTTTAAGTGCCTATAACTCATTACAGCAAGCTGTTAAAAATAATTTAACAAGCCAAAAAACCTTATTAGATAATTTAAATGCTAAGATTTTGGAGCTTAAACAAGCACAAAACAAACCAGCTCCAGCACCTGCTCCTGATCAAACTGAAGCAGCAGCTAATAATTTTAAAAATACTCATGCTACTGTTTTAGCTAAAACAGTAGATACTCTTGCATTAGAGGATGAAACTAATGTTAATAATGCTTTAAATGCATTTAATAATCTTGAACAAAATGTTAAAGATAAATTAACTAGTGAAAAAACATTATTAGATCAACTAGTTGCAAAAATTGCTGATCTAAAAGAGCAAGCTCAAAATAATCAAGGAACTGGTAAAGCTGAGCAACCACAAAGAAACACAGGACCTAACTTTGGTGGTACTGATCAATTTGGTGGTGATCCAGCAAATCCTGTGACATTAAATTTATTTGAATTTAGTGAAGCTGATGACTTAGGAGCTAGATTTGATAAATTATTAAAAGAATATTTAGCAAAAGATGCACAAAAGAATGACCAAAGATTAAAACAAATGCAAATTTATGGTCCTACTAATGAAACAAACCAACAAGTATACCTTTCAATCCAAGGATCAGGTGGTAAACCTGAGACAGCTCTTTTAAAACTAAAAGAAACTTTTGAAGTAGCTAAACTTGAAGGAACAGTTAATAATCAAAAGAAAAGATTTATAGCAGAATTTAATACTGAAACTAGAGTGTTAAAAATCACCTATAAATATGATAATAAAGAATACTATGATTCATTAACTATTCCTGCTGCTAAGCCTGCAGCGCCTTCTCAAGATACGCAAAATAATCAAGTTCCTAAAGAAACTACTCCTTTAACAGAGCAACCAAAACAAGAAGAGAACAAAAGTACTGAAACTCAAAATCCTGATTCAAGCAACCCTAATGAAAACAATACACAAAATAATAAAGATACATCAGGAGGAAATACTGATGGAAATTCACACTCAACACAAAACAAAGAAAATACTCAAAGTGATGCTAACAAAGGAACAAGTTCATCAACCCAAGCAGATGCTCCAGATCAATCTGGAACAGCTAGCAACTCAGATAATTCAAAAAGTAATAGCACTGAACAAGTAGCCCAAGAAACAAAAGAAGATACTAGTGATAATAATCAAGGAGAAAATAAATCTAATCAAAAAACTCAGGAACCTACTAAACCTCAACCAAAATTAGCTGAATCAAATACTAAAGTTGAATCTGTTATAGTTTCAAAAGATGATAGATATAGAAGTTATATTATTTTAACTATAACTTCAACAAAAGAAGTATATGAAAAATTAAAAAATAAAGATTTTAAATTTGAATTAAGAAACGAAAATAATCAATACTCAGATGACACAACAAATGGTGTTCCTAATGAAAAATCAAGATTTGTAAATGATAATAATGGAATTGTTACATTTAAACTGTTTCCATACTATCCATGACCTAATGGAACATATACATTAACAAAACTATGAGATATTCAAGAAGAAAAACATAATTTATTAGATGGTAAAGAATATAAATTTACCATTTCAAGTGATAAAGTTGAAATGGTAAATACTAATAGTTAACTTAAATAAACAATTAAAAATTTTGCTATGTTTAATTCTTCAAATATTTTTTATATTTCAACAAAAAATGTAAATTATCATAATTAAAATTTAAACCAGGTAACATATTCTTGTTACCTGGTTTAATTTAGTTTAAATTTAATATTTATGACTAATATTTTTTAATTTTAGTTATATTATTTAGTTAAACTCATTAAGTAATTAAAATTAGTAGTATCATAATTTCATTCTAATTTATTAATTTCTATTTTCTATTTTTAGAAATGGTAAATAATTCTTGATAAAAAATCATGAGCCACAATATCTGGTGCTATGTTTAATACCTTTAAATTTACGATAATATATTTGTAAAATTAGTTTTATTTGATATTTTAGTGCTCTGTTTAATTTTTTATTATCGAGTCATCCATTAAAATGCCCAAAATTAAAATAATCAAGATCATTATTAATAACCTAACATTCCACCTTCTTTTATGCTACTGTAATTACTGTCTTGATCATTCCAACCATTAGGAGCAAAAATTTTTAATTTTTTAAATTGCTTATATTTAGGGAAATAGTGTTTAAAATTCCTTTATCATAGTTTTTATTTGATATTTATTTCAGAGTCTTGAGAATTAAAAGCAGTTTATTCTTAAATTACATTAGTTATACAATTATCAAATTTTCTTATCTTAATACTATATTATTCAGCTTGTTTTAAAGATTATTAGTTATTAATATTTTTAAGTACTTCAACAGCTACTATTTGGTCATTATTTTTTAAATTAATTACTTTTACACCTTTTGTGTTTCTTGAACTTTGTGGAATTTGGTTAATTTGAATTCTTATAGTATTACCACTTGCAGTAATAATTAATAATTCATCTTCAATATTAACAAAGGAAGCAAAAACTAAATGACCAGATTTTTCAGTATTAATTCCTAAAACGCCTTTAGCACCCCTTTTAGTAATACGGTATTGTGATTCATGAGTTATTTTTCCAAAACCCTTTGAACCTAAAGAAAAAATTAAGTTTCCATCTTTATTAGATGAAGCATTAATAACATATTGATCTTCTAATAATTTAATTGCTTTAACACCTAAAGAATTACGGCCTAAAGCTCTTACTGAATCTATATTAAATAAAGCAATGTTTTTATGGTTATTCGCAACTAAAATATTGTCTCCAGCTGTTGCAATAAATGCTCTTACTAATTGATCATTATCTTGCAATTTAAAAGCTAAAATTCCAGAACGGCGCACATTAGCAAATAATGATAGAGGTGTTTTCTTGAAAATACCTTTTTTAGTAATGGTAGTTAAAAATAAATCATCACTAAAACTATCAACATTTATAATTGAAATAATTTTCTCACCTTGTAAAACATTTAAATTTTCTAAAACATTAATAAATGGCTGTCCCTTGCTTTGTTTTGAAGCTTGAGGAATTTGATATCCTCTTAATGCGTAAGCTTTACCAAAGTTAGAAAATAATAATAAATCTGAATGTGTTGATGCTTTTAAGATTAACGAGATATCATCATCATCATAAGTTTTCATACTTGAAGAACCTACTCCGCCACGTCTTTGTGTTGAATATTCTTCAAGGTTAATACGTTTTACATACCCATTAATTGAAGCAGTAATGACAATTTCTTTTTTAGGGATTAAATCTTCATCATTAATTTTTCCAACGCCATAATAATCAATTGCAGTTCGGCGCTCATCGCCATATTTATCACGAATAATACTTAATTCCTCAATAATTAAATTAATTAGTTTTGTTTCGGATGATAAAATCTCTTGATAACCATTAATTTCAAGATATAACTCATTAATTTCATTAACCATTTTTTCATAGTTTAAGGCTGTTAAACGACGAAGATTCATATCTAAAATAGCTTTAGTTTGTCGCTCCGTAAATTCAAAGCGAGCCATTAATTTTTCTTGAGCTATTTGATCTGTTTTTGAAGCTTTAATAATTGCAATAACTTCATCAATATTCAAAATTGCAACTTTTAATCCCTCTAAGATATGAACTTTTTCTTGTGCTTTTGCCAAATCATAATTAAGTCTACGGGTGAAAACTTCCTTTTGGTGATCCAAATAAACATTTAAAGCTTGTTTTAAACTTAAAGTTTTTGGTTCACCATTTACCAAAGCTACTAAGTTGGAGTTAAAAGATGTTTGCAAGTCAGATTTTTGGAAAAGCTGATTTAAAATAATATTTGCGCTAAATCCTTTTTTAATATCTAAAACAATTCTAATTCCATTAAGATTAGTTTCATCCCGAATATCTGCAATTCCATCAATAATTTTTTCTTTAACTAACTCAACAATTTTTTTAATGATTGTGCTAGTTTTAATTGCATAAGGAA from Mycoplasmopsis bovirhinis encodes the following:
- the smpB gene encoding SsrA-binding protein produces the protein MKIITTNKNSYRDYEILEKFEAGLALEGWEVKSARAAEVSLTNSFCSIYKNELWLKDAFFKQYMQVKCNETKDRKLLMHKHEIRKLKFKLESQPLTLIPLKLYFNKESTIKIELALVRGLKKYDKRAKLAKEEADKRILKTLKNY
- a CDS encoding HNH endonuclease; translation: MTINHESAIKFWIETYGKKQEAWDFTGCKIVKAAYNDRNSNYGWNIDHIYPKSLGGTDNWDNLCICHILTNDEKSNKFPVFNSNNKTYQIKTITEDDNLEN
- a CDS encoding type I restriction endonuclease subunit R, which encodes MPKNNIVIETNDWTLVTEYKRDDIKKVKQLSNNELIQEFINLLQQQAYQYLEIKDNNTLVNNLRNKIEQLNNYKFSDFDWDKFYKQQILMKDNINIINETRTIQEDYIKNFQEQETKKDINIKLIDKKDIYNNKLQIINQYGDQEVSKDKYCHNVTILVNGLPLVHIELKKRGIPLQKSFNEIKNYHNVRFWEDKDTLFRYIQIFVISNGEDTKYYSNTIRYQKLENEKNHGSKGSKYGSFQFTSYWSDLKNNKIADLIGFARTFFAKHTILNILTKYCVFNVENDLLVMRPYQIAATEKIINKIKISQLNNLESSKSGGFVWHTTGSGKTLTSFKTAKLATKLDNIDRILFVVDRKDLDHQTEKEFNNFQKGSANATKSTNALKQNLEITDKDKRLTITTIQKLSNFIEREYNHPVFKENVVFIFDECHRSQFGKMHKNIVKHFKNYFMFGLTGTPILVENAKSKDEKTSFKQTTEELFGEKLHTYTIVDAINDKNVLPFKVDYFSTMKAKDFIEDKEVDKIDHKVLLNPQRISNIVKYILDNFNVKTKRDQKSSSKTKTKGFNSIFAAESIEAAQKYYLEFKKQQEILPKNNRIKIGIIYSYNAGSENEENNEDANNLNDNDKEFLQSAIQDYNEMFGSSYDVSNNFYDYYKNISKVTKDNKLDILIVVNMFLTGFDAKTLNTLWLDKNLKMHGLIQAFSRTNRIYNSVKQFGHIVSFRDLSKEVEEAVSLFSNKDAQGIILLRPISDYWFGYNDENGNYNIGFSEICAKLNKRYPLNDGILNIPNELKRDFINDYNIYLRLLNIVSTFEHYKIIVDPTSSEQQISNSYKITLNPESQNNEISQNNNLNIEQDEESITTVDPNYIRFEPDKDRENILNLHTNDYKYKDQYLEYIEARQKQRNDNENINKIIEEIDDDIIFEMDLIRQQDVNIDYILSLLAQKTDQSNLTKEEVINIIDIVKGSESLRSKRELIYKFLESINGTKDISTQWNQFSEVEKKEKLDLLVYEEKLDIDKVRIVIEDAIREGKLSMEGDNFDKMFKEKGSLFISSSVKNLNERKYRVYEKIEKYMDDFYKW
- a CDS encoding IS30 family transposase; translation: MKNLEKYICVFDKYRKENEYQHFKIEENHNTILKMQGALETQRKLRISQIDLEQLYNILQEPSEGFSIQEVAKIFDRDIRSIKSKIEIITNCRPLSLDKHNRYVCPKCLKRVMSVKTLNFAKLYEHLLGYSFSRLFFVSDAIKEKWKAYRKYWYSELNTYNKNRNKKNLVQKEVKKSVTYLVNSFKKISPDEFAPSPSTIYKIIKKYPYFLEFDHIVKKSERKYGTRKQKQTKPKTLKYATEISKRPDYINDGLEHGHFELDTVIGKINDTYCIVTIIERQTRMSYAMLSKRNSKAIKQTLLKLIRKHSLDIKTLTVDNGSENVLLHHVIPTERLFKCQPYSSWQKGSIENMHRLIRYYIPKGKSFDKYSQHGIDYMMDKINNYRQVVRQYKIT
- the gyrA gene encoding DNA gyrase subunit A — protein: MQSKFDNEETKKKQLEFEYDHDEDKRVVFKDEIIDQDNNEDDEEAPQNKDDYFAKPQLISEPVDGLKPVVVDEEMKTSFLEYAMSVIVSRALPDARDGLKPVHRRILYDMFELGITPNSQHRKSARIVGDVLGKYHPHGDSSVYEAMVRMAQDFSMRYPLVDGHGNFGSIDGDQAAAMRYTEARMTKLSNELLEGIKKDTVDFVDNYDATEQEPVVLPAKFPNLLVSGASGIAVGMATSIPPHNLKEIINATIALAKNPEISTQELMKSVIGPDFPTGGIILGTKGILDTYETGRGSIIVRSKTQIVENANGKAKIIVTEIPYAIKTSTIIKKIVELVKEKIIDGIADIRDETNLNGIRIVLDIKKGFSANIILNQLFQKSDLQTSFNSNLVALVNGEPKTLSLKQALNVYLDHQKEVFTRRLNYDLAKAQEKVHILEGLKVAILNIDEVIAIIKASKTDQIAQEKLMARFEFTERQTKAILDMNLRRLTALNYEKMVNEINELYLEINGYQEILSSETKLINLIIEELSIIRDKYGDERRTAIDYYGVGKINDEDLIPKKEIVITASINGYVKRINLEEYSTQRRGGVGSSSMKTYDDDDISLILKASTHSDLLLFSNFGKAYALRGYQIPQASKQSKGQPFINVLENLNVLQGEKIISIINVDSFSDDLFLTTITKKGIFKKTPLSLFANVRRSGILAFKLQDNDQLVRAFIATAGDNILVANNHKNIALFNIDSVRALGRNSLGVKAIKLLEDQYVINASSNKDGNLIFSLGSKGFGKITHESQYRITKRGAKGVLGINTEKSGHLVFASFVNIEDELLIITASGNTIRIQINQIPQSSRNTKGVKVINLKNNDQIVAVEVLKNINN